The Geothrix oryzae DNA window CCTGTACGCCAAGCTGGGATGGACGCCCGTGACCGACCCCGCGCCCTTCATGCAGATCCAGCGGAAGAACCTCTATCAGGCACCGGAGGCCGGTGCCTGAAGGCTTTACAGCCCGTCTTCCAGCTCGAATTCAGGGTCCGGAATCGAGAGGATGTCCGGGCCGTCCTTGGTGATGGCGATGTCGTGCTCGAACTGCGCGGACAGGGCCCCGTCGCGGGTGCGCACGGTCCAGCCGTCGGGCTCCACCAGGCACTTGTACGACCCGATGTTCAGGATGGGTTCGATGGTGATGGTCATGCCCGGCTCCATGCGGAAACCGGTGCCGGGGCGCTGCTCGGCGAACACCACCTGGGGGTCCTCGTGCAGGTCCCGGCCGAGGCCGTGGCCGATATATTCGCGGACCACCGAGTAGCCGCGCTCTTCCGCGAAGGTCTGGACGGCGGTGGCCATGTCACCCAGGCGCTGGCCCGGGCGGCAGTGTTCGATCCCCACGAACATGGCGAGCTGGGCGGTCTGGATGAGGCGGCGCGCTTCCTCGGTGATCTGGCCCACGCCCACGGTCAGGCAGGTGTCGCCGTGGTAGCCGTCCAGCTTCGCCCCGCAGTCGATGGCGATGATGTCGCCTTCCTGGAGGATGTACTTGCTGGGGATGCCGTGCACCACCTTGTCGTTCACGGAGGTGCAGAGGGTGCCGGGGAAGCCGTGGTAGCCCTTGAAGCTGGGGGTGGCGCCCTGCTGGCGGATGTAGGTCTCGGCGATGCGGTCCAGCTCCAGCAGGCTCACGCCCGCCTTGGCGGAGCGGGCCGCCAGGCGCAGGGCGTTGGCCGCCACGCGGCCCGCCTCGCGAAGCTTTTCAACCTCTTTGCGGCTCTTGTATCGGATCTGTTCGCGGATCAGGACCATGTGCCCCTCGACCTCCAGTCTAACGGGTAGAATGTCGGCATGGCGCGACCTTCGCAGATCCTGGTGATGACAACCTTCTCCCTGGGGCTCCTGGTGGCCTGCCGGGGCGTCCCCGCCCGGCCCGCCGTGGTGCCCGCCGAGGCCCAGTGGGCCGGCGAGGGACGCCGGGGCGTCTTCCTCAAGGTCGGCCCCCACCAGGGCACCCTCTGGCAGCTGGAAGTCTGGGACCGGAAGGGGAAGGTCCTGGGGGCCGGATCTTTCCGCCTGCGGGGCTTCGCGAAGGCCGAGATCGTGTCCGACGAGGTGCTGGCCTGGGAGAACGGGGCCCTCCAGCTGAAGGACGGCACCTGGCTGGTGCCGGAAAAGCCCTGATGCCCTATACCCGCGAGGAAAAGGACTGGCTCGAGCGCGAGTGGGCCTTCCGGGCCTGGGGCCGCGCCGGTCTGCTGTCCACGGACGACTACCGCCAGGTGCTGGCCTGGGAGGCCGCCGGCGTGCCCATGGAGCTGGTGGTGTCGGCCCTCAACGCCTTCTTCGACCGCCGCGATCAGCGTGAAAAGCCGCGCACCTTCGTGGCCCTCAAGCACCTGGACCGCGATGTGGCCAAGGCCGTGAAGCTCCGGGAATCCCTGCTGAGGGCGGGCCCCGAGCTGGATCTGGGCAAGGGCTGGACGCAGGTGAAGGCGCCGCTGCGGGATGATCCCGCGGCCAAGGCCGCCTTCGAGACCTGGCAGCGCTTCCGGGCCGCCGCGCCCTCCCCGGAATCCGCAGGCTATCTGGCCCACCACGACCAGGAGCGGGAGGCCCGCGCGGCGCTGCTGGCGCTGGCCGAGGCGGCGCTCGGGCCCGCCGCGGAGCCGCTGCGCAGTGAGCTTCGCCATCGGCTCGAGGCCTCCGACATGAAAGAAGGCGGCCTGGTGTGGAAGCGCGCGTGGTCCCACCACTGGGCCCGCCTCGTGGCCGCGGCCTGGGGTCTGCCGCTGGAGGGCGCATGACCGTCGAGGCCCGCTGGCAGCAGGAGCTGGAAACCCCCACGGCGGGGTTCTTCGAGGCCTTCGCGGCCCAGGCGGCTGCTCCCGACGGCGTACGCGACGGCGTGCGCGAGGCCGTGAAGGCGCTCATTCCCCGCATCGACTGGGACGCCTACCAGCCTCATGTGCCGCACGGCATCCTGGGCTTGAGGTCCGTGCTGCGGCTGAGGCCCCTGTTGGACGAGGCGGATTTCCTCCGGGCCCTGGCCACCCAGCTGCACATGGCGGCGCACGAGGGACGGCGCTCCGCCGCGGCCACCGCGCAGGTGGCCGCGGCCAAGGGCAGCGGCAGCTGGCGGAACCTGGAGGCCTTCATCCAGGCACGGAAGCCCGGCCTGGCGTACGCCGAAACCCAGGGCTTCGACCTGCCGGAGGCCGCGGACTTCCAGCGCCTGGGAGCGCTGGTCGAGGCGGACATGGCCAATGTGGGGCATAAGGGCATCTTCGC harbors:
- the map gene encoding type I methionyl aminopeptidase — translated: MVLIREQIRYKSRKEVEKLREAGRVAANALRLAARSAKAGVSLLELDRIAETYIRQQGATPSFKGYHGFPGTLCTSVNDKVVHGIPSKYILQEGDIIAIDCGAKLDGYHGDTCLTVGVGQITEEARRLIQTAQLAMFVGIEHCRPGQRLGDMATAVQTFAEERGYSVVREYIGHGLGRDLHEDPQVVFAEQRPGTGFRMEPGMTITIEPILNIGSYKCLVEPDGWTVRTRDGALSAQFEHDIAITKDGPDILSIPDPEFELEDGL